In one Arenibacter antarcticus genomic region, the following are encoded:
- a CDS encoding HEAT repeat domain-containing protein, whose translation MMTLIFFTLALLLISLILYLRVHKNIQNRRKEKLDILLIDFINNYLFNEDFNKSTEIEVFKTKHLKTPLDNQIATHQILVFAENLKGESSAVIKEIFHGFGLYQILISDLKKKAWYKQAKALYVSYQLDLEIPIPLVDSLINAKNNDLRQQAFLYFLHRSTDKPLEFLDKVKTPLTLWQQIHIENGLKSFEGETPDFSRWLYHEITTVVMFCMKMVAEYNQYQHIPILLQFLNHENHEIRQQAIISLRKMEVPKMMSILIENFPEESIQIKQEILITIGEIGTEEHLKSVAPFIQQEESILKVEYLKMVRYFNPNTFKKHKGDFENIIHDKYV comes from the coding sequence GTGATGACTTTGATATTCTTTACTCTCGCACTTTTATTAATCAGCCTTATACTATATCTGCGGGTCCATAAGAATATTCAAAATCGAAGAAAAGAAAAATTAGATATCTTATTAATCGATTTTATCAACAACTATTTGTTCAATGAAGATTTTAATAAGTCTACCGAAATCGAAGTCTTTAAAACAAAGCATCTTAAAACTCCCCTTGACAACCAAATAGCCACACATCAAATTCTAGTTTTTGCTGAAAATTTAAAAGGTGAATCTTCGGCTGTTATAAAGGAAATATTTCATGGTTTTGGATTATATCAAATTCTAATCTCGGATTTAAAGAAAAAGGCTTGGTATAAACAAGCCAAGGCGCTATACGTTTCGTATCAATTAGACCTAGAAATCCCCATCCCCTTAGTTGATTCATTGATCAATGCCAAAAATAATGACCTTAGACAGCAAGCGTTTTTATACTTTCTTCATAGGTCTACCGACAAACCTTTAGAATTTTTAGACAAAGTAAAAACACCCCTAACCCTGTGGCAACAGATTCATATAGAAAATGGCCTTAAGAGTTTTGAAGGAGAAACCCCAGATTTCTCTAGATGGCTATATCATGAAATAACTACTGTGGTGATGTTTTGCATGAAAATGGTAGCAGAATACAACCAGTATCAGCACATCCCAATTTTATTGCAATTTTTAAACCACGAAAACCACGAAATTCGTCAGCAGGCCATTATTTCTTTACGAAAAATGGAAGTTCCCAAAATGATGTCAATTTTAATTGAGAATTTCCCAGAAGAAAGCATTCAAATAAAACAAGAAATCTTAATAACAATAGGTGAAATTGGTACTGAAGAACACCTTAAATCTGTTGCTCCCTTTATCCAACAAGAGGAGTCGATCCTTAAAGTGGAATACCTGAAAATGGTGCGTTATTTTAACCCGAATACCTTTAAGAAACACAAAGGTGACTTCGAGAATATTATACATGATAAGTATGTTTAG
- a CDS encoding response regulator transcription factor — MKKKILVIEDNPMVVKSLEFKLLKEGYDVSIAIDGRSAMEQLEANKFDLILTDLMLPFVSGSQLIEHIKKNHPNIPIIVLSTATQEDIITEAFTMGVDDFITKPFSPNELALRVKRSIGSFKNQFTHK, encoded by the coding sequence ATGAAAAAAAAGATATTAGTAATAGAGGACAACCCTATGGTTGTTAAATCTCTTGAGTTTAAGCTTTTAAAAGAAGGCTACGATGTTTCTATTGCTATAGACGGAAGAAGTGCAATGGAACAATTAGAGGCAAATAAATTTGACTTAATCCTAACCGATTTAATGTTGCCTTTTGTTTCTGGAAGTCAACTAATAGAACACATAAAGAAAAATCACCCTAATATCCCCATCATTGTGCTGTCTACAGCAACCCAAGAAGATATAATCACCGAAGCATTTACGATGGGCGTCGATGATTTTATAACAAAACCTTTTAGTCCAAATGAATTGGCTTTGCGCGTTAAACGAAGTATAGGCTCCTTTAAAAATCAATTCACCCATAAATAA
- a CDS encoding Hpt domain-containing protein: MHNNKIIIIEREDQERANLKKMLNNSSFEVIELSDSMAAIQWVMEHGNPKLLILEEATTPLNGWQTMDYMRSELKKEHPTLIVLDSDTEITTKKLQGFLRKPYTEKTLVDVEEFLNKIEITSEIEEMPKPYSLTYLDELSDGSMEFIMESLALFNTTISKKLIQLQEALDQQQLAEIRSIAHNIKPSFQMILNHVGKELCQTMEHSTSHEELAVLIKELNQEYNLIKNQIELDFPTAYD, translated from the coding sequence GTGCATAATAATAAAATCATAATAATAGAACGTGAAGACCAGGAGCGTGCCAATCTAAAAAAGATGCTCAACAACAGTTCGTTTGAGGTCATCGAATTAAGCGACAGCATGGCTGCCATACAGTGGGTCATGGAGCACGGCAATCCAAAACTTCTCATTTTAGAAGAAGCAACGACTCCGCTAAACGGATGGCAAACCATGGATTATATGCGGAGCGAGCTTAAAAAGGAACATCCAACACTAATTGTATTAGATTCTGACACAGAAATAACAACCAAGAAGCTACAGGGCTTTTTAAGGAAACCATATACGGAGAAAACCCTTGTCGATGTAGAGGAATTTTTAAATAAGATTGAAATTACGAGTGAAATCGAGGAAATGCCAAAACCTTATTCGCTTACGTATTTGGATGAATTGTCAGATGGTAGTATGGAATTTATAATGGAATCTCTTGCTCTTTTTAACACTACTATTTCCAAAAAACTAATACAACTCCAAGAAGCCTTGGACCAACAACAATTGGCAGAAATTCGTTCAATTGCACATAACATAAAACCTTCTTTTCAAATGATTTTAAATCATGTTGGAAAGGAACTTTGTCAAACTATGGAGCATTCCACCAGCCATGAAGAATTAGCCGTATTAATTAAAGAATTGAATCAAGAATATAATCTAATAAAAAATCAAATTGAATTAGATTTCCCAACAGCATACGATTAA
- a CDS encoding PAS domain S-box protein — protein MEEPIDGLWFFEKNTNDSFWVSQSFWKSLQFDLSESDFNISVLKEKLGAKTIEDLQIFIKSLGKDNLENSSVQLFVKDALGNQQNLNVEAYPIQDKQHTLFYLLRFITSKNGFEQERIDLNAHIDIYEQTNEIAHIGGWEVDLLKQKVYWTKTTKDIHEVDSDYEPGFEKSIHFFKEGWSRELIINSFNDCITNGTSYDVESKVITAKGKEIWVRAFGKPEFKFGKCIRVYGAFQDIDDEKKREVEYKETRDRFEKIFANSPIGILLVNKDNKVIDINLASIQIFGFENLSKEEVLQLTFRDVIHPDDLATAIDFRNRLIAGEINSYKLEVKCLHSTGKIICCKINTSIVPGLGNHEDLVITQIEEISEQKELQRVAKENADKFKKAFDNSPNGMGVIGLDRNWVLFNNKLAQMIGYSKKEFRELRFKDITYPKDYKNDNHLIEKLLKGKIENYTIEKRYIHKKGHLVHCHFHVGGIYDEGGNVTSLIGEVVDMTESILSQQALQRSLNELKALLDATTQISIVETDLNLSIRKFNKGAENLLGYSSDEVVEKTTAAIFHVEEEITDYVKELSEKYGHPVAREAAFTYEVEHGKIEPKEWSYIRKDGSIFPVQLVVTPIRDSDGNTTGYLGVGADISELKAMEESLITAKEKAEMASKSKSDFLANMSHEIRTPLNGIIGFTDLLMKTTLSDSQQNYMKTVHISAISLLNLINDVLDFSKIEAEKLELNIEKADLVQLCGEAIDLIKHQAHDKELEVLLNISPQIKRFLYADTVRLKQIIINLLGNAVKFTLQGEVELKVEAKSIGTEEGEMLYKFSIRDTGIGIAPENMDKIFHAFDQEDASTTRKFGGSGLGLTISNRILELMGSKLQVKSTPDVGSVFYFEVTFKTELEQKRDQALTRNVKNVLVVDDNSNNRTILKDMLAVDQINTTLLSNGIETINTLQKGETFDLAIIDYHMPYLNGLDLIKHIRTVLKISEDKLPIILLHSSGDDNKVRQKCAEYQVQFNVVKPIQMNALFKLIEQVQNPDIQNSIDSLNTEDLNISDYKFRIMVAEDNMINKHLTRTILKKLLPKVVLIEVDNGEEAVEAYKNNKIDLILMDIQMPLLSGFDASKEIRKLENNETRIPIIALTARTVAGERQKCLDNGMDEYVTKPVVMDTIKKVIIDFLIVSN, from the coding sequence ATGGAAGAACCAATAGATGGTTTATGGTTTTTTGAAAAAAACACTAATGATAGTTTTTGGGTGAGTCAATCTTTTTGGAAGAGTTTACAATTTGACTTATCTGAATCTGATTTTAACATTTCAGTTTTAAAAGAAAAACTTGGAGCTAAAACTATTGAAGATCTTCAAATTTTCATTAAATCCTTAGGTAAAGATAATTTAGAAAATTCCTCCGTACAGCTTTTTGTTAAGGATGCTTTGGGCAACCAACAGAATTTAAACGTAGAGGCATACCCAATACAAGACAAGCAACATACTCTGTTTTATTTGTTGCGGTTTATTACATCTAAAAATGGATTTGAACAAGAACGAATTGACCTTAACGCACATATAGATATTTATGAGCAAACAAATGAAATTGCACATATTGGCGGCTGGGAAGTTGATTTACTAAAACAAAAAGTATACTGGACCAAGACTACAAAAGACATCCATGAAGTAGATAGCGATTACGAACCTGGATTTGAAAAGTCCATTCACTTTTTTAAAGAAGGCTGGAGTAGAGAACTTATAATCAACTCATTTAATGATTGTATTACCAATGGCACCTCCTACGATGTTGAAAGTAAAGTAATCACGGCAAAGGGCAAGGAAATTTGGGTCCGAGCATTTGGAAAACCAGAATTTAAATTTGGAAAATGTATCCGAGTTTACGGTGCCTTTCAGGATATAGACGACGAAAAGAAACGAGAAGTTGAATACAAAGAAACTAGGGACCGGTTTGAAAAAATATTTGCAAACTCCCCTATTGGGATTCTTTTGGTTAATAAGGACAATAAAGTAATTGATATTAACCTAGCCAGTATACAGATTTTTGGCTTTGAAAACCTTTCCAAAGAGGAAGTATTACAGCTCACCTTTAGAGATGTCATTCACCCCGACGATCTTGCTACTGCCATTGATTTTCGAAATAGATTAATAGCTGGAGAAATAAACAGTTACAAATTAGAGGTAAAATGCCTACACTCCACTGGAAAGATAATTTGTTGTAAAATAAACACCTCCATAGTTCCAGGGTTAGGCAATCATGAAGATCTTGTGATCACTCAAATTGAAGAAATTTCGGAGCAAAAAGAGTTACAGCGTGTGGCCAAGGAAAACGCTGATAAATTTAAAAAGGCCTTTGACAACTCTCCTAACGGAATGGGCGTTATAGGTCTTGACCGCAATTGGGTGTTGTTCAACAACAAGTTAGCACAAATGATTGGCTATTCTAAAAAGGAGTTTCGCGAACTTAGATTTAAGGACATTACCTACCCAAAGGATTATAAAAATGATAACCATTTAATTGAAAAGCTTCTTAAGGGGAAAATTGAAAACTATACTATTGAAAAAAGATATATTCATAAAAAAGGACATTTAGTCCACTGTCATTTTCATGTTGGGGGTATTTATGATGAAGGAGGAAATGTAACTTCCCTTATCGGTGAGGTCGTAGACATGACAGAGTCTATATTGAGCCAGCAGGCATTGCAACGTAGTTTAAACGAATTAAAGGCCTTGCTAGACGCTACCACCCAAATATCTATTGTAGAGACAGACCTTAACCTCTCTATTAGAAAATTTAACAAAGGGGCAGAAAACCTATTGGGATACTCTTCCGATGAAGTGGTAGAAAAAACCACTGCGGCCATTTTTCATGTAGAGGAAGAGATTACCGACTACGTTAAAGAACTTTCTGAAAAATATGGACATCCTGTAGCCCGGGAGGCTGCCTTTACTTATGAGGTGGAACACGGCAAAATAGAACCTAAAGAATGGTCCTATATCAGAAAAGACGGCAGTATATTTCCCGTTCAGCTTGTAGTTACCCCTATACGGGATAGCGACGGAAATACAACCGGATATTTAGGAGTTGGAGCCGATATTTCTGAGCTAAAGGCAATGGAAGAATCACTAATCACGGCCAAGGAAAAGGCCGAAATGGCTAGTAAATCCAAGTCGGATTTTCTAGCGAATATGAGTCATGAGATTAGAACACCATTGAATGGCATCATTGGTTTCACGGATCTTTTAATGAAAACAACACTTTCGGACAGTCAACAAAATTATATGAAGACCGTTCATATCTCTGCTATATCCTTATTAAATTTAATTAACGACGTTTTAGATTTCTCTAAAATTGAGGCAGAAAAATTAGAGTTAAATATAGAAAAAGCCGATTTGGTGCAACTTTGTGGTGAGGCCATCGACCTCATTAAACACCAAGCTCATGACAAAGAATTAGAGGTATTACTAAACATTTCCCCACAAATAAAGCGTTTCCTTTACGCCGATACCGTACGTCTAAAGCAAATTATCATAAACCTCTTAGGGAATGCTGTGAAATTTACACTTCAAGGAGAAGTAGAATTGAAAGTAGAGGCTAAATCAATAGGAACAGAAGAGGGTGAAATGTTGTATAAGTTTTCTATACGAGATACCGGAATTGGTATTGCCCCAGAAAATATGGACAAAATATTTCATGCCTTTGATCAAGAAGATGCATCTACCACCAGGAAATTTGGTGGGTCTGGACTTGGCTTAACTATTAGCAACCGCATATTGGAACTTATGGGGAGTAAGCTTCAAGTAAAAAGCACCCCAGATGTGGGCAGTGTATTTTATTTTGAAGTAACTTTTAAAACAGAACTGGAACAAAAAAGAGATCAGGCACTTACCCGCAACGTAAAAAATGTATTGGTGGTAGATGATAATTCTAACAACCGTACTATACTGAAAGACATGCTAGCCGTAGACCAAATCAATACCACCCTACTGTCTAATGGAATTGAAACCATAAATACTTTACAAAAAGGTGAAACATTTGATTTGGCTATTATCGATTACCACATGCCGTATCTAAATGGGCTAGACCTCATTAAACACATTAGAACCGTACTTAAAATTTCCGAAGACAAACTTCCTATTATCCTTTTGCACAGTTCTGGGGACGACAATAAGGTGCGGCAAAAATGCGCTGAATATCAGGTACAATTTAATGTGGTAAAACCCATACAAATGAATGCTCTTTTTAAACTTATTGAGCAAGTACAAAATCCGGATATTCAGAACTCTATAGACTCATTAAATACAGAGGATTTAAATATCTCCGACTACAAATTTAGGATTATGGTTGCGGAAGATAATATGATAAATAAACATTTAACGCGAACAATTCTTAAAAAATTGCTCCCCAAAGTAGTGCTGATAGAGGTGGATAATGGTGAAGAGGCTGTAGAAGCTTATAAAAATAATAAAATCGATTTAATATTAATGGATATACAGATGCCACTATTAAGCGGTTTTGATGCTTCTAAAGAGATAAGAAAACTAGAAAATAATGAAACTCGCATTCCTATTATCGCATTAACCGCAAGAACGGTGGCAGGAGAACGCCAAAAGTGTCTTGATAATGGCATGGATGAATACGTGACAAAGCCTGTAGTGATGGATACAATTAAAAAAGTCATTATCGACTTTTTAATCGTATCCAATTAA
- a CDS encoding ThuA domain-containing protein, with product MKNYFYLLICIFIVSCYGKKTAQQETKTTNDEPIQWLTFNEKDKNAKHIVFISGDEEYRSEEALTQLAKILTTHHGFKATVLYAQNPEKPGIINANYGKNIPGLEALATADMMVMFTRFRALPDHQMKHIDAYLKSGKPVMGIRTATHAFNFKADSTSSYKHYGNYYNGEKTEWKDGFGRFILGENWINHHGHHKHQSTRGIIAEGARSHPITNGLEDGDVWGPSDVYGVRLPLPGDSQPIILGQVVNRSGEFDEKDIFYGMKPTDNDVAKTNDKGVDLNNPMMPIAWTKSYKLVDGKTGKVVTSTIGAANDLLMEGTRRLLVNGVYWAMELPVPAKADVSLVGDYNPTTFQFRKDEYWEQKQLKVIDLK from the coding sequence ATGAAAAATTACTTTTACCTATTAATCTGTATTTTCATCGTTTCCTGTTACGGCAAAAAAACTGCTCAACAAGAAACTAAAACTACTAATGATGAGCCTATACAGTGGTTAACTTTTAATGAAAAGGACAAGAACGCCAAACACATTGTATTCATCTCAGGGGATGAGGAATACCGATCCGAGGAGGCATTGACTCAATTAGCGAAAATTTTAACAACCCACCATGGTTTTAAGGCTACCGTTCTGTATGCCCAAAATCCAGAAAAACCAGGTATAATCAATGCCAATTATGGTAAAAACATCCCAGGTCTAGAGGCTTTGGCTACAGCAGATATGATGGTTATGTTTACAAGGTTTCGCGCTCTTCCAGACCATCAAATGAAGCATATAGATGCCTATTTAAAATCGGGCAAGCCGGTCATGGGAATCAGAACCGCTACCCATGCCTTTAATTTTAAAGCCGATTCCACTTCCAGCTATAAACATTACGGTAATTACTACAATGGCGAAAAAACGGAATGGAAGGATGGATTTGGACGATTTATACTAGGGGAGAACTGGATTAATCACCATGGGCATCACAAACATCAGAGCACTAGGGGCATCATTGCAGAAGGAGCCAGATCACACCCAATCACCAATGGATTGGAGGATGGAGACGTATGGGGGCCTTCCGATGTATACGGTGTACGACTACCACTTCCTGGCGATTCACAGCCAATAATTTTGGGACAAGTTGTAAATAGATCCGGGGAATTTGATGAAAAGGATATTTTCTATGGAATGAAGCCAACCGACAATGATGTGGCAAAGACCAACGATAAAGGAGTTGATCTAAACAACCCTATGATGCCAATAGCCTGGACCAAGAGCTACAAGCTAGTAGACGGCAAAACGGGAAAGGTAGTGACATCTACCATCGGAGCGGCCAATGACCTATTGATGGAAGGCACACGAAGACTCTTGGTAAACGGGGTATACTGGGCAATGGAACTTCCGGTACCCGCCAAAGCTGATGTTTCCTTAGTGGGGGATTATAATCCTACCACCTTCCAGTTTAGAAAAGATGAATATTGGGAACAAAAGCAACTGAAGGTCATAGATCTTAAATAA
- a CDS encoding sugar phosphate isomerase/epimerase, which yields MKIGMNMLLWTNHVTAQHYPIVEKIKLAGYDGIELFLGEGDVSHYTKLGTYFKSLNLGVTAVASLAPEENIASPDAKTREAGLDKLKWSIDVGAASNVEVICGPFHSSFAYFTRQPPTLLERERSVEMLQKAAEYAATAGIILAPEALNRFECYLYNTMADLKTLVEQVNHPNLGAMYDSHHSHIEEKSQANAINTIAPFLKHVHISENDRGTPGSGQVHWKEVFSSLKEIDYDGWLTIEAFSTEIPEFANAINVWRDFSPSEEIYTKGLDFIKQGMQK from the coding sequence ATGAAAATTGGAATGAATATGTTGCTTTGGACCAACCATGTCACAGCGCAACATTACCCTATAGTTGAAAAAATTAAGTTGGCCGGATATGATGGCATAGAGTTGTTTTTAGGCGAAGGGGATGTAAGTCATTACACAAAGCTTGGCACCTATTTTAAGTCGCTAAACCTAGGAGTAACGGCCGTTGCAAGTTTAGCACCAGAGGAAAATATTGCTAGTCCAGATGCCAAAACTAGGGAAGCCGGATTAGATAAGCTTAAATGGTCTATAGATGTTGGTGCAGCATCAAATGTAGAAGTCATCTGCGGTCCTTTTCATTCTAGCTTTGCCTATTTTACCCGCCAGCCCCCTACTCTATTGGAGAGGGAAAGGAGTGTTGAAATGCTGCAAAAAGCTGCTGAATATGCGGCTACGGCAGGGATTATTCTTGCTCCAGAGGCCTTAAATAGGTTTGAATGCTATTTATACAATACTATGGCCGATCTAAAAACATTGGTCGAACAAGTAAATCATCCTAATTTGGGTGCCATGTACGATAGCCATCACTCCCATATAGAAGAAAAAAGTCAGGCAAACGCCATAAATACCATTGCGCCCTTTCTTAAGCACGTTCATATTAGTGAAAATGATCGTGGAACACCTGGTAGTGGTCAAGTACACTGGAAGGAAGTTTTTAGCAGCTTAAAGGAAATAGATTATGATGGTTGGCTAACCATTGAGGCCTTTAGTACCGAGATTCCCGAATTTGCGAATGCCATTAATGTATGGAGGGATTTTTCCCCTTCGGAGGAAATATATACCAAAGGCTTAGACTTTATTAAACAAGGGATGCAAAAGTAA
- a CDS encoding sugar MFS transporter, translating to MENTTSTLSPNANRLFYGSCFALITTAFSFSIRAGILPQLGAELSLSGEQLGFINSMWFLGFPISMVIGGLIYHKVGGKAIMQFAFFAHMIGIIMTVYSGSYTGLLISTLLIGLGNGCTEAACNPMIADAYQGVRMSKMMNRFHMWFPGGIAIGSVISTFMTDGFNISGGLLGGGMQWESQIWIILIPTLIYGYIFLGQKWPEAKVHEAATIGGNLKAMASPLFIFMIICMALTAISEFGPQQWSSLILEKSGANPMLILALVTGLMAVARYFGGSVVKKFDQTGVLLGSAIIATIGIFLFSTQTGAMAYVAAIFFALGVAYFWPNMIGFIADKIPKSGALGMSIIGAVGMFSTSIFQPIIGGWIDSDKAVAAAAGLTGDELELVAGQATLRTMVTFPAILIILFIILWFWMKKRNQTSAAEATIGQPATEL from the coding sequence ATGGAAAACACAACATCTACCTTATCCCCTAATGCGAACAGACTCTTTTATGGTAGTTGCTTCGCTTTAATCACTACCGCTTTTTCTTTTAGCATAAGGGCGGGTATTCTACCGCAACTAGGTGCAGAACTCAGTTTAAGCGGAGAGCAACTGGGCTTTATCAATTCTATGTGGTTTTTAGGTTTCCCGATCTCTATGGTTATAGGGGGCTTAATCTACCATAAAGTAGGAGGAAAAGCCATTATGCAATTTGCCTTTTTTGCACATATGATCGGTATTATAATGACTGTTTATTCTGGCAGCTATACCGGCCTACTAATATCAACCTTACTTATTGGTTTAGGTAATGGTTGTACTGAAGCAGCTTGTAATCCAATGATCGCTGATGCCTACCAAGGGGTTAGGATGAGTAAGATGATGAACCGATTTCATATGTGGTTCCCAGGTGGAATTGCTATAGGTAGTGTTATCTCTACCTTTATGACGGATGGTTTCAATATTTCAGGCGGTTTACTTGGTGGAGGTATGCAATGGGAGAGTCAGATTTGGATTATCCTTATTCCTACCTTAATCTATGGTTATATTTTCCTTGGTCAAAAATGGCCAGAAGCCAAAGTGCACGAAGCGGCTACCATTGGTGGGAACCTAAAGGCAATGGCATCTCCGTTATTTATTTTTATGATTATATGTATGGCATTGACCGCAATTTCTGAATTTGGTCCCCAACAGTGGTCAAGTCTTATTTTAGAAAAAAGTGGTGCTAACCCCATGCTTATATTAGCGTTGGTAACTGGTTTAATGGCGGTTGCCCGATATTTTGGTGGAAGTGTTGTTAAGAAATTTGACCAGACCGGAGTTTTATTGGGGTCAGCAATTATCGCGACCATAGGGATATTCCTATTTAGTACCCAAACAGGGGCTATGGCTTATGTAGCAGCTATATTCTTCGCTTTGGGAGTTGCCTATTTTTGGCCAAATATGATTGGCTTTATTGCAGATAAGATTCCGAAAAGCGGCGCCTTGGGAATGTCTATTATTGGTGCGGTAGGTATGTTCTCCACATCAATTTTCCAACCTATTATAGGGGGGTGGATCGATTCTGACAAAGCTGTAGCTGCTGCAGCAGGATTAACTGGGGATGAGCTAGAGTTGGTCGCCGGACAAGCTACTTTAAGAACCATGGTCACGTTTCCTGCTATTTTAATTATCCTCTTTATCATCTTGTGGTTCTGGATGAAAAAACGCAATCAAACCTCAGCAGCGGAAGCCACTATTGGACAACCCGCTACAGAGCTGTAA
- a CDS encoding AraC family transcriptional regulator yields MSMPSIEKTLTNKQTFIFKDLVGPYFNPNWHFHPEFQISFIAEGKGTRFVGDHVQSFERGDLVITGPNLPHLWRSDDVYFEKNRPLTTRGLVIYFDHELLSESLLEKEEFYNINKLVENSVRGMEFFGDTKNKINQLMPKLADEKGFSRIMKLLEIIDLLANSEEYTLLASPGYVNTFKGDDAEKMQIVYDYVMSNFKTKISLEEMASLLNMTTTSFCRYFKPRANKTFTRFVNEIRIGHARKLLLEDNFNISQISYECGFNALSNFNRQFKSIVNMSPHEFRKLFLNIKTSIS; encoded by the coding sequence ATGAGTATGCCAAGTATTGAAAAGACATTAACCAATAAACAAACTTTTATTTTTAAAGATTTGGTGGGGCCCTATTTTAACCCCAACTGGCATTTTCATCCGGAATTCCAGATTTCGTTTATCGCCGAGGGTAAGGGCACACGCTTTGTAGGCGACCATGTACAGTCTTTTGAAAGGGGCGATCTGGTAATTACAGGGCCTAATCTTCCCCATTTATGGCGTAGTGACGATGTATATTTTGAAAAAAACCGCCCACTTACAACCCGGGGGTTAGTCATCTATTTTGACCATGAACTATTAAGTGAGTCCCTTTTGGAAAAAGAGGAATTTTACAACATTAATAAGTTGGTAGAAAATTCGGTCAGGGGAATGGAATTTTTTGGGGATACCAAAAATAAGATCAACCAACTAATGCCTAAATTAGCCGATGAAAAAGGGTTTAGCAGAATCATGAAATTATTGGAAATAATTGACCTACTTGCCAATTCCGAGGAATACACTCTACTAGCGAGTCCGGGTTACGTAAATACCTTTAAAGGTGACGATGCCGAAAAAATGCAAATAGTATACGACTATGTAATGAGCAACTTTAAGACCAAAATTTCCTTGGAGGAAATGGCCAGCTTGTTAAACATGACTACCACCTCCTTTTGCAGGTATTTTAAACCTCGCGCCAATAAAACCTTTACTCGGTTTGTCAATGAAATACGTATTGGCCATGCAAGAAAACTGCTGTTGGAAGATAATTTTAATATCTCTCAAATTAGTTACGAATGTGGGTTTAATGCCCTGTCTAATTTCAATAGGCAATTTAAATCCATTGTCAATATGAGTCCTCATGAATTTAGAAAGTTGTTTTTAAACATTAAGACCAGTATCTCATAA
- a CDS encoding sugar phosphate isomerase/epimerase, whose amino-acid sequence MQENNFPKLHNASWPGVVGKGPDSEPPISLDTIIDLTANAEVDGVKFDGFDLFLSDPHMDIDSTDDGIKRMADKARAKNLEIGSLVAPVWTGTGGGSAMGSKAERNQFVTQVKKACIIGKKLRDTGIRPHGVIRIDSSVDPASWSADPVGNTKLIAQTFREACDIAADYGESLAAEGEICWGGMQGWKTMINTLEAVDRPNIGFQADMAHTLLYLLGYNKSDERILPVDFKWEDREALTDGLKTLTAALRPWTIDFHVAQNDGTVFGAGSHDKTGRHCLASDPNGKLDIVADAGFWLRDDNGDLTKKFKHICWDGCMFPNEVMMKPKTWNDILAVMIKVRQQHGWYEAK is encoded by the coding sequence ATGCAAGAAAACAATTTCCCTAAACTTCACAACGCTTCGTGGCCAGGCGTGGTGGGAAAAGGACCCGATTCGGAGCCACCAATCTCATTAGACACTATTATTGACCTCACAGCAAATGCAGAGGTAGATGGAGTGAAGTTTGATGGATTTGATCTTTTCCTTTCCGATCCACATATGGACATCGATTCTACGGATGACGGGATTAAAAGAATGGCCGATAAGGCTAGGGCAAAGAACTTAGAAATAGGAAGTCTTGTTGCTCCTGTATGGACAGGAACAGGCGGGGGATCGGCAATGGGTTCTAAAGCAGAACGGAATCAGTTTGTGACCCAAGTAAAAAAGGCATGTATTATCGGAAAAAAGCTTCGTGATACCGGGATTAGACCTCATGGTGTAATCCGAATCGATTCTTCAGTAGATCCTGCTAGTTGGTCTGCGGATCCCGTAGGCAATACCAAGCTGATAGCACAAACCTTTAGGGAAGCCTGTGATATTGCGGCAGATTACGGGGAATCTTTGGCGGCAGAAGGTGAGATTTGTTGGGGAGGAATGCAGGGATGGAAAACCATGATCAATACGCTGGAAGCTGTAGATAGGCCTAATATTGGATTTCAGGCCGATATGGCCCATACCTTATTGTACCTATTGGGATATAATAAATCTGACGAACGAATTTTACCAGTAGATTTTAAATGGGAAGATAGGGAAGCCCTCACAGATGGATTAAAGACGTTAACCGCTGCCTTAAGGCCATGGACCATTGATTTTCATGTGGCTCAAAATGATGGGACAGTCTTTGGTGCAGGTTCCCACGATAAAACAGGACGGCATTGCTTGGCTTCTGATCCCAATGGAAAATTGGATATAGTAGCCGATGCCGGATTTTGGTTGCGTGATGACAATGGCGATCTCACCAAGAAATTCAAACATATTTGTTGGGATGGCTGTATGTTCCCGAATGAGGTGATGATGAAGCCTAAAACCTGGAACGATATCCTTGCGGTAATGATCAAGGTAAGGCAACAGCACGGTTGGTATGAAGCCAAATAG